The nucleotide window CGCGTCCATCTTCCGTGCCGGAATATCGGAAGATCGATCAGCCCTCTTCGGAGCCCCTGCCCCCAAGCTGTAACTCCtcgttttaataaacataatgTACGATGTACGAACCACGCGACTATCACTCGCGCGTCGATTAAACGCCGATAATGACGGCGCATAAATGCCATCGCGATACTTAACACGCTCGTCGATTAAGTGATTTGTTCGATATCTGTTTCGGTCACGAAACATCACCCTCATCAACCACGCGGCTTTTAATACACGTGTAATTTCTCCCTTTAACCCTagacagtaaaaaaaaaaaatagtatgaTTTCAACGATCATTAAGCTTTGAGAAAAAATATCCTCATggattttattgaattaaattaaataaagcgcggaaatttaattaacgtagaAATTATATCGAGTACATTTTGTCggtgtaaagaaaaaaaattttacactgTTTAGGGTTCAGTCTCTTTCCAGCTCGCATTCATTTTCGACCGGTCATTATTAATCGCTCAGTACTAACTACTGTGATATCAATCGACGATTTTCATTCGCCCCTGAAGAACTCGCGTCGACGTTTGCTAGGAAGAGTACGGCGAAGTACGTCGCACGCGGCCTACTCTCTTGTAAGGCTAAGTAATCCTTTCTTTACTTAACCTTGCAACCCTTGCGATTTTCCAGTACCGTTTAAAGGGCCGCCACGCTACAACCCGAAACGACGATCGGTGGCCTTCAGTGGCACCTCTACGATGATGACGACGAGCTGCTCAGCGAGCAATCTGGGCACCCTCACCAGGATACCGTCCACCGAACAGCACGCGGTGGCGTCTAACGCCGGTGCTGGTACCACCGGTACCCTTACCAGAACCATCTCGGTGGAACAATACTCGAGTATCACGCGAGTACCTTCCGCCGAGCAGTACGTTACCACCGCGTCGGCGGCTGTGAGCCTGAATCGAGTACCGTCCACGGAACAACAGTATCCACCACCTCCGTCGTCCGGCGTGCTCGTGCGGGTCGCATCGGAGGAGAAATACGCGCCGGCCGGTGCTGTGCTGAGCAGGGCCTCGTCCGGCGAGCGATACGACGCCGCCCTGACGAGAGTACCGTCCACCGAGCAGTACCCGACCGCTAGCACGCTGATCAGAGTACCGTCCACGGAACAATATCCCTCCACCGGCGGTGGGATCACGATCGTCGGTCAGACGACCGAGTCGAGCCACCACGGAAGCTTCGTCAGAGTACCGTCCGTAGAGTCGAGCAGAAACGATTTACCAAGAATACCGTCCGAACAGAACGGGCACCGACTGACGTCGGAGTACCAGAGTCCAAATTCCTTGAGAGATCCTAACGTGAGGTAAGCATGTACAAGAAACTCGTGCGCGCGAGCGCCGCCGATCGCTGGACAAAGCGCGATTAAGTCGCGGTGGGAGGAACTCATCAGAGTTCGGCCAAGATAATTCTCGCTTCGAGTGCGGTCGACGCTCGCAAGCAGCAACACGTTCGTTCGGTACGCTCGCGCGGTCAACGATGCTTCACCCTGACCAGGACCGATCCGCGTGCGTAACAGactggagaaaaaaaaaaaaaaaaaaaaaaaaaaaaaaaaaaaaaattgtatcgcCACGCGAACCTTGGTCTTGGTCGGCGCGAAGCGCGATTGATCGCCGGTGTACCTAACAGTTGTACGCACCATTTCAAGATTGCCGGGCCCCGCGGAGAATTATTCGAACTTGAGAATGGAGGGCCTGACGAGGCTGCAAGAGCACCGGCTCGAGCTGCAGCATCGCCTCGATATGCACAGAACGCAGATGGAgatgccgccgtcgccgtcgccgagCAGCAGGAGCTTAGCGCCTTTCAGCTCGGCCAGCTCGAGCTTGTCCGAAGGCAGCAATCAGCCGTCCGGCGAAGACTCGGCCAGCATCGTCACAGGTACACTATTCTTTTCTCATTCTATTCCCTTCAATTCACCCTCTGCGCCCCCCCGCTCTACGATGGTGAGGGGACCAGAACCAAGGGAGTCTGCTCCTCGATGATCCACGAACAAATACTGCGAAAACACGAACGTCGTAATACAATAGATACCTCAGATTCCACGAGAAAGTCATCGGCCAAAAATATAAGGAAGCGGACGGTTGTTTCTTTTGTCGAGCATACCGCGCATAAAATGATGGACCATCGTCATGTTTTGTGTGATACCATCACCACCAAAAACCGTCGGCGGTGCGCGAAGGTGGTCAAACGATACGACGAGAGAGTTAAACGGACATCCCACATGGCTTTGATGGTTCGTGCATGTTTCCGTTTTTTTTGGTGTCCCCGAGGATATTAGAGATCCCGAGTTGTTGGCTCCTCCTTGCCAATCTAGCGAGCGAGCCGAGCGAAATCTCGCTCGTGAAGAGACACGTTGCGCTTATTTTCATTAGCGGCCGCCTTTTTAGGATGCGACGAATGTGAACGCGACTGGCGATTTCTAGAGCTCTTTGCCGTCGTAGAAACACACTCTCTTATAGGCGAAACCGAGTTaagctgatttttttttttttctcagacCGAGGTTTTTTTGCGCTGAAGTTTTGATTTAGCGTTAAGAGTttagacgtttttttttttctctttctctctctctctcttcttcttcttttctttctctgtctcttttaAGGAATTTATTTGCATGGCGTTTAATCGCTCGGTAAGGCGATAGGGAGCGAATACGAGGCATCAGGCTGAGTATATCCGACCGTTGTCGATTTTTAGACAAGAGCCTCGGCGACACAGCGTCCGACGTGATCAGCGACAGTTCCGGGGTGGGAACGTCGCAGTCCGACACGACCAATTCATTATCCATTCCCGGCACGACGGTGGTCTGCGTGGAGAACTACAGCAGCGGGATCACCGGCCATCTGATTATCAATCAAGGAGACATCCTTGAAGGTACACCAGGCAAATTCAGCAAAAACGTACTCCTCTCTTTCGTCTAGCTCCATTGACTTCGCAATCGACGGCAACGTTACGTCGCACGGTCGATGTCCTGTGACTTTCCGTGACTCTTCCCCCCATCCCCCTCTTCACGATTGGTACCGTCATTAACAACCTGTGTCCCCGTAAATTTGGGACGACCGCCGTCTCACTCTGTCTCTCTCAATTTCTGTTTTATAGGTAACGtccagaaatatttttttgatagCAAGCGtgtttttgtttctttatttttaacagtCACCGGTGCGACGGATTGTGGCCTCCTGGAAGGAGTTTTGCGCGGACAGGGCACTGGCCTGTTCCCCGCGCATTGCGTTCAGGAGGTCCGGTTACGTCACACGAATATACCTCTAGGTCCGCAGCCCGCCAGAGATGCGCGAAATCGAGTTCTCGGCCGTAGAGAGTCGCAGCACAAGTACTTCGCCACCGCGCCTCGATTGAAGAAGCCGTGAGTaccgtcgtttttttttttttttcttttaattcgcgcTTAAATTGCACTCAGTGAGAAATGCAATCAATGATTTTAACCTTTCAGCGTTACGTCGGAGCCCCGCACTGTTGTTCTTCATCGGTCGAGGAAAGGCTTCGGTTTCGTGTTGCGCGGTGCCAAAGCCACGTCGCCGCTAATGGAACTCACGCCGTCTGCCAAGTACCCGGCGTTACAATATCTCGACGACGTCGATCAAGGAGGCGTGGCCGATTTAGCGGGTCTTCGAAAAGGAGATTTTCTTATTCAAGTGAGTAtgcagatattaatttatttaaatatgacgagaataaaatatttttattattaaaagtaattattgtaaatttttttctttctttattatattttaattctcttgcgaattttttagattaatggGGAGGACGTGACGACGGCTTCCCATGAACACGTGGTCGATTTGATAAGGAAATCGGGAGAGTTGGTGCGAATGACAGTGGTCTCGCCGGTGATCAGTCTTCCGAATTCCCAGTCAGCAGCCGCGTTGCCAACTAGTCAACCGATTCAGAGACAGTACGCAACCTTGCCACGCAAGGGTAACAATAACGTCGTAATCGGCGGTACCCTCGGCAGGTCTCCAGCTCCTGTACCGCCGCGAAGAGATCCAAAGACCACGTTAAGCGTGGGTCGAGCGAGAGCGCGATCGATGGTTGCGGGATTAGGTAATACATTAGCGATTAATCTcaacgtataataaaaaaaaatatatatatatatatttattaaattaataattaattaatataatttacaatttttattgtagaaGGAGGCGGTGAAAGAGACGATCGCGACGAAATCGCATCGACCGACGCTAAGTCGAGCAGCGCGGAATCGATTCACATGCCGCAGCAGCCGACAATCGGAGCAAACACCGGTCAAAACACGCCGGTGCAACCGAGAACAGCTAGCATCCGATCGCGCCCGACGTCCAGCAGAATCACCGCCGCGGAACTCGAAGTAACTATCCCTCATCCGCTTGCGGCACGCGCGCCGGACATGctcccctttctctttttctttcgctcgaTCACAGAAACTATCCGTGGCGCTCGTTGTCCTCGAATTGAATGGCATTGTATGCACGAGACGAGACCGAGGCTTCAGCTTCGTCCTTTAATTTCTCTTCCAGGAACTATTTCAGCGACAGCAGGGTAGCGCCGGCGGTCAGTACAGCTCGTCCATGATGAGCTCCTCTCACTTTCAGACTACTACTACTGGTCAGTCCACCAAGTCGCATCCTTCGTCGCCCGCCAAGACCGGCAGGGTGTACGCGAGCGTAGCGGAGATGAAGCGCAAGGGCAAAGTAAGGATGACCTGCCACTCAGTTACGAGCTCGCACTCGCCCTCTCGttcgcgtttctctttttaacaTTTACCTTATAGTTGACAATAAGCCCTTCGGTGAAAGCTGCCCTAGATAATatgctattaatttatttgttcacCTCGTTCTACTAGTAGTTTTGATCAAACTTTCCGACACCCCTTTAGACAACTACTTTTGATCGTCCCTTAGTTTCTAATAGACGtgtcttttatttcttatctcCCTCTTATCTCATACCCGTCGatagtaattaattgataCTCAATTCGGCGGTTAAGGATACCCCGTAAGAAACGTCCACCAGCCGTCAATAGCGTCAACACGGCGTTCGGTGAACGCTCCCTTCTCTGCAATGGTAATGGTGGTTGTTTTCTTTTGCATGTGTGTTATAGTTTGCGCGTAAACCGGTGCGAGCGCACAGCAAAGGGCGGCCCTGGTGCGGGCGAGACGACGAGGACTACTACTTATATTACTGATCGAAAATACTTTGTTTCTAGCTCGTCCATGGCTTGCATGATTTCAGGTGACTAAGTCATTTGctaaatgaaaagaaatctGACGCTCGCGAGGGCGTTAGGTACCACCTACAGCTTCGTATTCACGCCTCAAGTATGATTAACTAATTGCCGCATTTGCATTTAACCAAAGTTTAGAGGTTTCACCTCAGTACCTTAAATCGCTCTCTGCAGGGTTGATTCTATAAGCATGGAAGGCTAACGATACGTAACCGTCTACGTTCTTCGCagcattaatatatttaaatgatatttcGCTGAAGCAGTAATGGTAGTTGGTCACGGTAGCTTGGAGTTCACGCTTAGCAGGAATATGCTTCGTCCTTCTATTACACCTCTAATGGCTCCTTTGCCGTTTGTACACTCTGTCCCTCCGTCCCCTCACCGCCCAGTTTTAAATCTGCAActctgtaaaaatttttcacactcCAAGTTTTTCCATGTTGGCAAAGTAATGACGCCAGGCGTTTGTCAGATGCAGTCTGTACGAGTCTCTTGATTTTACGTTTGCAGTCACAATCGAGAGTGCGCTTCTTCGGTGGCTTAGGCGGCGGTTCCGATCTTCATAGGGACTTCCATAGTACGCCAGACCTCAACGTGCAAGCGCAATCGTCATCTCTTCTGGCGCCCAAGTGTCACAGAAGCCAGGAAGACGTGAACGCCTTGAACGGTAGAAATGGGCTTCCACCACCGAATCACCCACCGCCACCTCCACCAGTCGGACAAGTCGTCAAAGTAAATGTCGGTCCGAACGTGCCGGACGTCGTTACGCCAGCCTCAGTCTATGATAACATGGCGCATATTCAACAAGTCAAAGGTAATATTATAGTTCgttctttgatttttttcgtttataattttttttacgtttaaataattttacaaactttacttggaataaatatttttaatcgagaatactttaatttctttag belongs to Cardiocondyla obscurior isolate alpha-2009 linkage group LG23, Cobs3.1, whole genome shotgun sequence and includes:
- the Prosap gene encoding SH3 and multiple ankyrin repeat domains protein 2 isoform X2, with the translated sequence MIVYILTCGVVVVVVFAFASSCTGGEMHSTPATNHQPSHLCYYRLVLWDLGLRTRVPPSFVRIIANVARKKKKKKKKNTTRLSRALHHPPLTVCCGNAASPSLSSVSQVATWYRELKESFNYGLFCPPVNGKAGKFLDEERRLGDYPFNGPVGYLELKYKRRVYKMLHLDEKQLKAMHTRTNLRRLLDYVQSSQVEKIAKMCSKGLDPNFHCQETGETPLTLATTLKKPSKVIIALVNGGALLDYRTKEGLTAMHRAVERNSLEAVKTLLELGASPNYKDTKGLTPLYYSVIYKTDPMLCETLLHDHATIGAQDLQGWQEVHQACRNNLVQHLDHLLFYGADMNARNASGNTPLHVCAVNNTDASCIRQLLFRGAQKDALNYANQTPYQVAVIAGNMELAEVIKNYQSEEVVPFKGPPRYNPKRRSVAFSGTSTMMTTSCSASNLGTLTRIPSTEQHAVASNAGAGTTGTLTRTISVEQYSSITRVPSAEQYVTTASAAVSLNRVPSTEQQYPPPPSSGVLVRVASEEKYAPAGAVLSRASSGERYDAALTRVPSTEQYPTASTLIRVPSTEQYPSTGGGITIVGQTTESSHHGSFVRVPSVESSRNDLPRIPSEQNGHRLTSEYQSPNSLRDPNVRLPGPAENYSNLRMEGLTRLQEHRLELQHRLDMHRTQMEMPPSPSPSSRSLAPFSSASSSLSEGSNQPSGEDSASIVTDKSLGDTASDVISDSSGVGTSQSDTTNSLSIPGTTVVCVENYSSGITGHLIINQGDILEGNVQKYFFDSKRVFVSLFLTVTGATDCGLLEGVLRGQGTGLFPAHCVQEVRLRHTNIPLGPQPARDARNRVLGRRESQHKYFATAPRLKKPVTSEPRTVVLHRSRKGFGFVLRGAKATSPLMELTPSAKYPALQYLDDVDQGGVADLAGLRKGDFLIQINGEDVTTASHEHVVDLIRKSGELVRMTVVSPVISLPNSQSAAALPTSQPIQRQYATLPRKGNNNVVIGGTLGRSPAPVPPRRDPKTTLSVGRARARSMVAGLEGGGERDDRDEIASTDAKSSSAESIHMPQQPTIGANTGQNTPVQPRTASIRSRPTSSRITAAELEELFQRQQGSAGGQYSSSMMSSSHFQTTTTGQSTKSHPSSPAKTGRVYASVAEMKRKGKSQSRVRFFGGLGGGSDLHRDFHSTPDLNVQAQSSSLLAPKCHRSQEDVNALNGRNGLPPPNHPPPPPPVGQVVKVNVGPNVPDVVTPASVYDNMAHIQQVKELAAAAIDGSYGVMSSFRPSNSAKLYASPEDMKTVGYRSRSLPANRPHLRKSQSLRSPPSSATFKSTGSQQALNINVNMNSNGNGTNSINNQYAQPLKTTRSHSTAGIRERKKKTVVTTSSSVTNLSSIASGANGTPTPPTSAPPIPEPDYSLSESENDEGEDETDEDGESEIAKELEKAAAREKLEATRETSGNSNTSGSSSSGSGSLPHSFSVEEIQKVRTQLKSSKSHPNDFLLQQTQQSLVEDGDNSSSGVSSDQDVPVGPPMGFDDTAARNLANQESNQHSTAGGTTLLTGGGPIEKEINQTKRPGYGGSGLLTRHAVSLAQLPPPIEADAEEQNNDLFVPPPPEFNAGPSAGGHDQEVVVFAPPPQFCDNKQQTQQTAQNRVKIIGAIPKAAGNQVKASGGRLP
- the Prosap gene encoding SH3 and multiple ankyrin repeat domains protein 2 isoform X3, which produces MEAGPKQQQPQQQQPQQPQQQSPQQQQQQQQDSSPGSTQSQSSASTIGPQGGPGQGQGQQNAEDVLAVAENTPVNEGVLLARIHVPELYVSKCLQFPKDQLVWDVKQQCLASLPKELKESFNYGLFCPPVNGKAGKFLDEERRLGDYPFNGPVGYLELKYKRRVYKMLHLDEKQLKAMHTRTNLRRLLDYVQSSQVEKIAKMCSKGLDPNFHCQETGETPLTLATTLKKPSKVIIALVNGGALLDYRTKEGLTAMHRAVERNSLEAVKTLLELGASPNYKDTKGLTPLYYSVIYKTDPMLCETLLHDHATIGAQDLQGWQEVHQACRNNLVQHLDHLLFYGADMNARNASGNTPLHVCAVNNTDASCIRQLLFRGAQKDALNYANQTPYQVAVIAGNMELAEVIKNYQSEEVVPFKGPPRYNPKRRSVAFSGTSTMMTTSCSASNLGTLTRIPSTEQHAVASNAGAGTTGTLTRTISVEQYSSITRVPSAEQYVTTASAAVSLNRVPSTEQQYPPPPSSGVLVRVASEEKYAPAGAVLSRASSGERYDAALTRVPSTEQYPTASTLIRVPSTEQYPSTGGGITIVGQTTESSHHGSFVRVPSVESSRNDLPRIPSEQNGHRLTSEYQSPNSLRDPNVRLPGPAENYSNLRMEGLTRLQEHRLELQHRLDMHRTQMEMPPSPSPSSRSLAPFSSASSSLSEGSNQPSGEDSASIVTDKSLGDTASDVISDSSGVGTSQSDTTNSLSIPGTTVVCVENYSSGITGHLIINQGDILEVTGATDCGLLEGVLRGQGTGLFPAHCVQEVRLRHTNIPLGPQPARDARNRVLGRRESQHKYFATAPRLKKPVTSEPRTVVLHRSRKGFGFVLRGAKATSPLMELTPSAKYPALQYLDDVDQGGVADLAGLRKGDFLIQINGEDVTTASHEHVVDLIRKSGELVRMTVVSPVISLPNSQSAAALPTSQPIQRQYATLPRKGNNNVVIGGTLGRSPAPVPPRRDPKTTLSVGRARARSMVAGLEGGGERDDRDEIASTDAKSSSAESIHMPQQPTIGANTGQNTPVQPRTASIRSRPTSSRITAAELEELFQRQQGSAGGQYSSSMMSSSHFQTTTTGQSTKSHPSSPAKTGRVYASVAEMKRKGKSQSRVRFFGGLGGGSDLHRDFHSTPDLNVQAQSSSLLAPKCHRSQEDVNALNGRNGLPPPNHPPPPPPVGQVVKVNVGPNVPDVVTPASVYDNMAHIQQVKELAAAAIDGSYGVMSSFRPSNSAKLYASPEDMKTVGYRSRSLPANRPHLRKSQSLRSPPSSATFKSTGSQQALNINVNMNSNGNGTNSINNQYAQPLKTTRSHSTAGIRERKKKTVVTTSSSVTNLSSIASGANGTPTPPTSAPPIPEPDYSLSESENDEGEDETDEDGESEIAKELEKAAAREKLEATRETSGNSNTSGSSSSGSGSLPHSFSVEEIQKVRTQLKSSKSHPNDFLLQQTQQSLVEDGDNSSSGVSSDQDVPVGPPMGFDDTAARNLANQESNQHSTAGGTTLLTGGGPIEKEINQTKRPGYGGSGLLTRHAVSLAQLPPPIEADAEEQNNDLFVPPPPEFNAGPSAGGHDQEVVVFAPPPQFCDNKQQTQQTAQNRVKIIGAIPKAAGNQVKASGGRLP
- the Prosap gene encoding SH3 and multiple ankyrin repeat domains protein 2 isoform X1 codes for the protein MEAGPKQQQPQQQQPQQPQQQSPQQQQQQQQDSSPGSTQSQSSASTIGPQGGPGQGQGQQNAEDVLAVAENTPVNEGVLLARIHVPELYVSKCLQFPKDQLVWDVKQQCLASLPKELKESFNYGLFCPPVNGKAGKFLDEERRLGDYPFNGPVGYLELKYKRRVYKMLHLDEKQLKAMHTRTNLRRLLDYVQSSQVEKIAKMCSKGLDPNFHCQETGETPLTLATTLKKPSKVIIALVNGGALLDYRTKEGLTAMHRAVERNSLEAVKTLLELGASPNYKDTKGLTPLYYSVIYKTDPMLCETLLHDHATIGAQDLQGWQEVHQACRNNLVQHLDHLLFYGADMNARNASGNTPLHVCAVNNTDASCIRQLLFRGAQKDALNYANQTPYQVAVIAGNMELAEVIKNYQSEEVVPFKGPPRYNPKRRSVAFSGTSTMMTTSCSASNLGTLTRIPSTEQHAVASNAGAGTTGTLTRTISVEQYSSITRVPSAEQYVTTASAAVSLNRVPSTEQQYPPPPSSGVLVRVASEEKYAPAGAVLSRASSGERYDAALTRVPSTEQYPTASTLIRVPSTEQYPSTGGGITIVGQTTESSHHGSFVRVPSVESSRNDLPRIPSEQNGHRLTSEYQSPNSLRDPNVRLPGPAENYSNLRMEGLTRLQEHRLELQHRLDMHRTQMEMPPSPSPSSRSLAPFSSASSSLSEGSNQPSGEDSASIVTDKSLGDTASDVISDSSGVGTSQSDTTNSLSIPGTTVVCVENYSSGITGHLIINQGDILEGNVQKYFFDSKRVFVSLFLTVTGATDCGLLEGVLRGQGTGLFPAHCVQEVRLRHTNIPLGPQPARDARNRVLGRRESQHKYFATAPRLKKPVTSEPRTVVLHRSRKGFGFVLRGAKATSPLMELTPSAKYPALQYLDDVDQGGVADLAGLRKGDFLIQINGEDVTTASHEHVVDLIRKSGELVRMTVVSPVISLPNSQSAAALPTSQPIQRQYATLPRKGNNNVVIGGTLGRSPAPVPPRRDPKTTLSVGRARARSMVAGLEGGGERDDRDEIASTDAKSSSAESIHMPQQPTIGANTGQNTPVQPRTASIRSRPTSSRITAAELEELFQRQQGSAGGQYSSSMMSSSHFQTTTTGQSTKSHPSSPAKTGRVYASVAEMKRKGKSQSRVRFFGGLGGGSDLHRDFHSTPDLNVQAQSSSLLAPKCHRSQEDVNALNGRNGLPPPNHPPPPPPVGQVVKVNVGPNVPDVVTPASVYDNMAHIQQVKELAAAAIDGSYGVMSSFRPSNSAKLYASPEDMKTVGYRSRSLPANRPHLRKSQSLRSPPSSATFKSTGSQQALNINVNMNSNGNGTNSINNQYAQPLKTTRSHSTAGIRERKKKTVVTTSSSVTNLSSIASGANGTPTPPTSAPPIPEPDYSLSESENDEGEDETDEDGESEIAKELEKAAAREKLEATRETSGNSNTSGSSSSGSGSLPHSFSVEEIQKVRTQLKSSKSHPNDFLLQQTQQSLVEDGDNSSSGVSSDQDVPVGPPMGFDDTAARNLANQESNQHSTAGGTTLLTGGGPIEKEINQTKRPGYGGSGLLTRHAVSLAQLPPPIEADAEEQNNDLFVPPPPEFNAGPSAGGHDQEVVVFAPPPQFCDNKQQTQQTAQNRVKIIGAIPKAAGNQVKASGGRLP